CTGCGCGACATCGTCATGTCCGGCCGCCTGAAGCTGGATCCCTCGCGCAACAACTTCCCCGTCACCCTGCACGACCCCTGCAACGCCGTGCGCCTGATGGGCATCGTGCAGCCCCAGCGCGAGATCCTGCACAAGATCGCCCCGCAGTTCCGCGAAATGCCCTGCCACGGCGTGGACAACTACTGCTGCGGCGGTGGTTCCGGCTTCGCCATCATGACCCGTCAGAACATCGACGAATGGCGCGGCAACATCTCCGGCCGTAAAAAGATGTGGCAGATCGCCCAGGCCTTCAAGGACTGCCTTGGCCCCGAGACCAAGAAGTACATCTGCGCTCCCTGCTCCAACTGCAAGGGCCAGATCCGTGAAATGCTGGAACACAGCGACCTGTACACCAAGAACAGCTTCGCCTACGGCGGCCTGGTGGAACTGATCGTCAACGCCATGGTCAACGTCAATCCCGGCTTCATCAAGTGGGAAGGCGACGAAGAGTAATCTTCAACCATTGCAGCCTTTTGGGGGGAGCAGTCATGCTTCCCCTTTTTTTGTGCCCGCAGAACGGGAGAAGCGGCACCACCTCCGCCGGCAGCAGCGTTTTCCCTGTGCCCCGCGCGGGGGAGGCTTCCCTGTGATGCGCCAAAGGTGCGTCCTCCCCCTCGCACTCCCCTCCTCTCCCAAAAACGTTCTTCCGGGTCTGCCCCTCTGTCCCGCGGTTGCCTTGTGCCACCTGGAAAGCCCCTGGACGATCGGAAGAACACATCCGGCGCCCTCGCCATCCACGGCTGCGGACCATGTCATGCAGCGCACATACAGGGATCGCGAGGAGCCGCCGGTCATCTGCCCGGATCCCTGCTCCTGAAGGCATCATCAAAATCATCCGTCATGCGTTTTTTCATTCTCACGTCGTGGCACGCCCCGCTAACGCCCCGAACTAACCCCATAATAGAAAAGGCCGCGGGATGTTTTCCCGCAGCCTTTCTCTGTATTACCGGTCCTTCCGTTGTGTCAGGGCTCATCCACGGCCGTAACGGTCGTCGAACCGTTCGATATCGTCTTCTCCCAGGTAATCCCCGGTCTGGACCTCCACGATCTCCAGCGGCTGCGCCGAAGCATTGCTCAGACGGTGCATGGTCTTCTGGGGGATGTAGACAGACTGGTCCACATGCAGGTGCATCTCTTCGTCCCCCACGCGCACCAGGCCTTCCCCGGCAATGACGACCCAGTGCTCGGCCCGCTGCCGGTGCCGTTGCAGGGAAAGCGCGGCACCGGGATTGACCTGGATGCGCTTGACCTGGAAACGCTCGCCCAGGGCCAGGGTCTCATACCAGCCCCAGGGCCGGTAGACGCGCAGATGGATATCCTGCTCGTGGCGCCCCTGGGCGGCAAGACGGGCCACCAGGGCCTTGACCTCCTGGCTGCGGGCCCTGTCGGCCACCAGGATGGCATCGCCGGTCTCCACCACCACAAGATCCTCCACCCCCAGGGTCGTCACCAGGCGGCTGGCGGCATGGATGTAACATCCCCGGCTGTCCTGGGCCAGCACGTCGCCCACGCAGGCATTGCCTTCCGCATCCCTGGCGCTGTTCTCGTAAACGGCTTCCCACGAGCCCAGATCGCTCCAGCGGCACGGCAGCGGCACCATGGCCACACGGGCGCTTTTTTCCATCAGGGCATAGTCCACAGAGTCGGAGGGGCAGCGGGCAAAGGATTCGCCATGCAGGCGGATGAAGTCGTAATCGGTCCGGCGCAGGGCCCAGGCCTTGCGCACCGCGGCCATGATGGCCGGTGCCTGGACCTCCAGCTCGGCCAGGTACTGGGAGGCACGGAACACGAACATGCCGCTGTTCCAGAAATAGCCGCCCTGCGCCAGCATGGCTTCGGCAGCCTCCCGCGCGGGCTTTTCCACAAAACGGCGGACAGCGAAACCGGAGGCCAGGGCATCGCCCTTTTCGATATAGCCGTAGCCGGTCTCGGGCCGGTCGGGCGTGACGCCGAAGGTGACCAGGGCCCCTTCGCGGGCGCAGTCCACCGCCCGGCTGACAGCGGCGGCAAAGGCCGGCAGATCTTCCAGCACATGGTCCGAAGGCAGGACCAGCAGGACAGGGTCGCCGTCTTCCACATCGCAGGCGGCCGTCACGGCCAGGGCGGCAGCGGCGATGGCCGGTGCCGTATTGCGCGGTTCCGGTTCCAGCAGGATCCGGCCCTCCAGGCCCTGCCGCTGCAAGGCAGCAGCGGCCAGGAAGCGCTGCTCCTCATTGCAGATGACCACGGGCGCGGCCAGACCGGGCAGCGCGGCCAGGCGCTGCAGCGTGTCCCCGAACAGCGTATGACCGCCCAGGTCCATGAATTGCTTGGGATATTTACGGCGTGACAGGGGCCACAGGCGTGTGCCGGCGCCCCCGCAGAGGATGACGGGACAGATCTTCATGTCGTTTGCTCGCTGTGGTTGGAAGCGTGGATGGGAAGAGCCGCATCACCAGCAGAGGAAACGGCCGGAGGGATGCCCCTCCGGCCGGATGTCGATGCTTACAGATAGTCGGGATCGGCAGCGGCCTTGCCGTTGGCCAGCATGATGCGCACGTAATGCAGGCCGTGCTCGTCCACCGGGATGATGGGGAACTGCTTGCCGCAGCCGTCGCAGCGCACGTTGCGCGGCTCCACCGGATTGACCAGCGGCACATGGCGCAGGCAGTGGGGACAGCGGTAGAAGAACAGCAGCTCCATACCGTCAGGCGCCACGGGTTCCAGGGGTCTCTGGCTACCGGACATGGACTTCCTCCACCAGCGGCGTCCCTGTCATGACATCGGGCCGGGCGATGCCCCACATGCGCAGCAGGGTCGGGGCCACATCGGCCAGCTTGCCGTCATGCAGGCGCCATTCCCTGCCGGAGGCGTCCAGCAGGATGCAGGGCACGGGATTGGTGGTGTGGGCGGTCTGGGGCCTGCCCTGTCCGTCCTTCATGACCTCGCAGTTGCCGTGATCGGCGATGAGCAGCATCCGTCCTTTGCGGGCCTCCACGGCAGCCGCCATGCGGCCCACGCATTCGTCCACCACGGTGCAGGCTTCCACAGCGGCGGAAAGCACGCCCGTATGGCCCACCATGTCGCCATTGGCCAGATTGCAGACCACCAGATCGTACTGGCCGCTCTGCCAGGCTTCCACGAACTTGTCCGTGACCTCGCGGGCGCTCATGGCCGGTTTCTGGTCATAGGTCTGCACATCGCGCGGCGAAGGCACGAGGATGCGGTCTTCCAGCGGCAGGGGCTCTTCCACCCCGCCGTTGAAGAAATAGGTGACGTGCGCGTATTTTTCCGTTTCGGCCAGACGCAGCTGGTGCATGCCCTGCCGCGAGACCACCTCGCCCAGGCCCATGCTCACGGATTCCTTGGGAAAGGCCACCGGCAGGGGAAAGTGGGCGTCATAGGCCGTCATGGAGGCCACGGCGGCCAGCTGCGGCACCCGGCCCCGCTCGAATCCGGTGAAGTCCGCATCCACGAACGCCTGGGAAAGCTCGCGCATGCGGTCGGCGCGGAAATTGAAGAAGAACAGGCCGTCGCCGTCCTGCAGGGTGGAGGCGTCCCCGCCTTCCAGCAGCACGGGCTTGATGAATTCGTCGCTGACGCCCTCGGCATAGGAGTCTTCCACAGCCTGGACGGCATCCGCGGCATGGCGGCCCTTGCCGTGGACCATGAGGTCCCAGACCTCGGACACGCGCTCCCAGCGCTTGTCGCGGTCCATGGCGTAGAAGCGCCCCGCCAGGCTGGCCACGCGCACATCCTTCATGGGGACGATCTGTTCCAGGAGGCTGCGCACATAGGAGGCGCCGCTCCGGGGCGGGGTGTCGCGCCCGTCCATGAAGCAGTGGATGCGCACCGGCACCCCGGCGGCAAAGGCCATGGCGCACAGGGCCACCAGATGGTTGATGTGGCTGTGCACGCCGCCGTCGGAGAGCAGGCCCGCCAGATGCAGGCGGCCGCCGCTGCGGCGCGTTTTTTCCAGCACGTCCAGCAGCACGGGGTTGTGGAGCAGGGAGCCGTCCTCAAGGGCCAGGTCGATGCGCGTCATGTCCTGATAGACGATGCGTCCCGCGCCGATGTTGAGGTGCCCCACCTCGGAGTTGCCCATATAGCCGGCAGGCAGGCCCACTTCGCGCCCAGAGGCGGCCAGGCGGCTGTGCGGACAGCGCGCCGTCAGGTCATCCAGATGGGGCGTGGCCGCCACCCAGGGGGCATTGCCTTCCCCTTTGTCCGCCAGGCCCCAGCCGTCAAGGATGAGCAACAGGGTGGGGGTCATGCACGGGGCTCCTTGTTGAGGGCAGCGGCGGCCGCGCCCCACAGGCTTTCCAGCTGGTAGAGGTCGCGCACGGACTGCTGGAAGATATTGACCACGATGTCGTTGCAGTCCACCAGGATCCACTGGCCGGTGGTGTAGCCTTCCATACGCAGATATTCGAAGTTCCGCTCATGGCACAGGGCGGAAACACCGTCGGCCAGGCTCTGGGCATGACGCACGGACGTGGCGCTGGCCACCAGCAGGGCGTCCGTGAAGGCCCCCTGGCCGGCAAGGTCGATCCCGGTCACGTCCACGGCCTTGTGTTCCTCAAGCCATGCCCTGATGACGGCCATTTTTTCCGCCGTGGGCAGTTCCGAATATTTTTTGGGGGTAGAGATAAGGTTTTGCATGCCCCTCCCATACCCCAAAGCGTACCCGAGGGCAACAATCCCGCCGGGGCCGGAGACGCCGGAGCCTTGCGCGCGGCATAAAAAAAGCCATTGCATTGCAATATGTTATCCATGTTTTTCAAGGAGATATCTTGACCTTGGGGGGCTTTTGCGTCATCCATTATACTACTCAGGATTTCAAGGAGAGATGCCGTGATTTTCAACATCGAGAAAGAAACGCTGCCCCGCGAGGATATCGAAGCCCTGCAACTGCGCCGCCTGCAAAATCTTTGTGCCCGTGTCTATGCCAATGTGCCCTTCTACCGCAAACGCTTTGACGAGAGCGGCATCAAACCCGGCGACATCAAGAGCCTGGCCGATCTGAAGAACCTGCCCTTCACCGAAAAGCAGGACCTGCGCAACTATTACCCCTTCGGCCTGTTCGCCGTGCCCCGTGACAACATCGTCCGCCTGCACGCCTCCAGCGGCACCACCGGCAAGGCCGTGGTGGTGGGCTATACCGCCCGCGACCTGCACAACTGGGCCGAACTGGCCGGCCGCAGCCTGTCCGCCGCCGGCGTCAACCAGACGGACATCGTGCACGTGGCCTACGGCTACGGCCTGTTCACCGGCGGCCTGGGCGCCCACGGCGGGGCCGAGCGCATCGGCGCCACGGTGGTCCCGGCCTCGGGGGGCGCCACGCGCCGCCAGGCCTACCTGCTGCGCGATTTCGGCGCCACGGCCCTGTGCTGTACGCCTTCGTACGCCCTGCACCTGTGGGAGGCCGGCCAGGAAGTGGGCATCGACTTCCGCGACCTGCCCCTGCGCACCGGCGTGTTCGGCGCCGAACCCTGGACCGAGGAGATGCGCCAGGACATCGAGCAGAAAATGGGCATCAACGCCCTGAACATCTACGGCCTTTCCGAAGTCATGGGCCCCGGCGTGGCCATGGAATGCGTGGAATCCAAATACGGCATGCACCTGTGGGAAGACCACTTCCTGCCCGAGATCATCGACCCCGTCACCGGTGAGCAGCTTCCCGAGGGCGAGGTGGGCGAACTGGTCATCACCACCCTCACCAAGGAAGGCATCCCGCTGATCCGCTACCGCACCCGCGACCTCACCAGCCTGGACTACACCCCCTGCCGCTGCGGCCGCACCCATGTGCGCCTGACCCGCATCCGGGGCCGCAGCGACGACATGCTCATCATCCGCGGCGTCAACGTGTTCCCGCAGCAGATCGAGGCCCTGCTCATGGAAAACCAGAACCTGAGCCCCAACTACCAGATCATCGTGGACCGCGTGAACAACCTGGACACCCTGGAAGTCCAGGTGGAGATGAACGAGACCCTCTTCGCCGACGAGATCCGCAAGCTGCAGAGCCTGGAAAGCACCATCCAGAAGAACATCAAGGAATTCCTGGGCGTCACCACCAAGGTGCGCCTTATGGAGCCGCATTCCATCCAGCGCTCCGAAGGCAAGGCCAAGCGCATCATCGACAAGCGG
This is a stretch of genomic DNA from Desulfovibrio piger. It encodes these proteins:
- a CDS encoding mannose-1-phosphate guanylyltransferase/mannose-6-phosphate isomerase; protein product: MKICPVILCGGAGTRLWPLSRRKYPKQFMDLGGHTLFGDTLQRLAALPGLAAPVVICNEEQRFLAAAALQRQGLEGRILLEPEPRNTAPAIAAAALAVTAACDVEDGDPVLLVLPSDHVLEDLPAFAAAVSRAVDCAREGALVTFGVTPDRPETGYGYIEKGDALASGFAVRRFVEKPAREAAEAMLAQGGYFWNSGMFVFRASQYLAELEVQAPAIMAAVRKAWALRRTDYDFIRLHGESFARCPSDSVDYALMEKSARVAMVPLPCRWSDLGSWEAVYENSARDAEGNACVGDVLAQDSRGCYIHAASRLVTTLGVEDLVVVETGDAILVADRARSQEVKALVARLAAQGRHEQDIHLRVYRPWGWYETLALGERFQVKRIQVNPGAALSLQRHRQRAEHWVVIAGEGLVRVGDEEMHLHVDQSVYIPQKTMHRLSNASAQPLEIVEVQTGDYLGEDDIERFDDRYGRG
- the gpmI gene encoding 2,3-bisphosphoglycerate-independent phosphoglycerate mutase, which gives rise to MTPTLLLILDGWGLADKGEGNAPWVAATPHLDDLTARCPHSRLAASGREVGLPAGYMGNSEVGHLNIGAGRIVYQDMTRIDLALEDGSLLHNPVLLDVLEKTRRSGGRLHLAGLLSDGGVHSHINHLVALCAMAFAAGVPVRIHCFMDGRDTPPRSGASYVRSLLEQIVPMKDVRVASLAGRFYAMDRDKRWERVSEVWDLMVHGKGRHAADAVQAVEDSYAEGVSDEFIKPVLLEGGDASTLQDGDGLFFFNFRADRMRELSQAFVDADFTGFERGRVPQLAAVASMTAYDAHFPLPVAFPKESVSMGLGEVVSRQGMHQLRLAETEKYAHVTYFFNGGVEEPLPLEDRILVPSPRDVQTYDQKPAMSAREVTDKFVEAWQSGQYDLVVCNLANGDMVGHTGVLSAAVEACTVVDECVGRMAAAVEARKGRMLLIADHGNCEVMKDGQGRPQTAHTTNPVPCILLDASGREWRLHDGKLADVAPTLLRMWGIARPDVMTGTPLVEEVHVR
- the rsfS gene encoding ribosome silencing factor; this encodes MQNLISTPKKYSELPTAEKMAVIRAWLEEHKAVDVTGIDLAGQGAFTDALLVASATSVRHAQSLADGVSALCHERNFEYLRMEGYTTGQWILVDCNDIVVNIFQQSVRDLYQLESLWGAAAAALNKEPRA
- a CDS encoding phenylacetate--CoA ligase family protein gives rise to the protein MIFNIEKETLPREDIEALQLRRLQNLCARVYANVPFYRKRFDESGIKPGDIKSLADLKNLPFTEKQDLRNYYPFGLFAVPRDNIVRLHASSGTTGKAVVVGYTARDLHNWAELAGRSLSAAGVNQTDIVHVAYGYGLFTGGLGAHGGAERIGATVVPASGGATRRQAYLLRDFGATALCCTPSYALHLWEAGQEVGIDFRDLPLRTGVFGAEPWTEEMRQDIEQKMGINALNIYGLSEVMGPGVAMECVESKYGMHLWEDHFLPEIIDPVTGEQLPEGEVGELVITTLTKEGIPLIRYRTRDLTSLDYTPCRCGRTHVRLTRIRGRSDDMLIIRGVNVFPQQIEALLMENQNLSPNYQIIVDRVNNLDTLEVQVEMNETLFADEIRKLQSLESTIQKNIKEFLGVTTKVRLMEPHSIQRSEGKAKRIIDKRPTE